A genomic region of Janthinobacterium lividum contains the following coding sequences:
- a CDS encoding nucleoside-diphosphate sugar epimerase/dehydratase → MFDNKVLMITGGTGSFGNTVLNRFLNTNVKEIIVFSRDEKKQEDMRIALNNDKVKFHIGDTRDYQSVAQAMAGVDYVFHAAALKQVPSCEFYPMEAVRTNVLGTENVLNAAIANNVQKVILLSTDKAVYPINAMGISKAMAEKVLVAKSRMVRPGGPVMCATRYGNVMASRGSVIPLFIEKLKAGVPLTVTDPEMTRFLMSLEDSVDLVIHAFEHGQQGDIFVQKAPASTIEVLAQAIQELFSSNVPVKVIGTRHGEKLYESLVSREEIAKAEDMGDYYRVPADNRDLNYDKFILDGQPEVNQAQDYTSHNTQRLDVEGVKKLLLSLDYVQQELKNS, encoded by the coding sequence ATGTTTGATAATAAAGTTTTAATGATTACTGGCGGCACTGGATCCTTTGGTAATACCGTGTTGAACAGATTCTTAAACACGAATGTCAAGGAAATCATTGTTTTTAGCCGCGACGAGAAGAAGCAGGAAGACATGCGGATCGCGTTGAACAACGATAAGGTCAAATTCCATATCGGCGACACGCGCGATTACCAGAGCGTTGCGCAGGCGATGGCTGGCGTGGATTATGTTTTCCACGCGGCGGCACTCAAGCAGGTACCATCATGCGAGTTTTATCCCATGGAAGCGGTGCGGACCAATGTCCTGGGCACGGAAAATGTCCTGAATGCGGCGATCGCCAATAACGTTCAAAAAGTCATTTTGCTGAGTACTGACAAGGCCGTATATCCCATTAATGCAATGGGTATCTCCAAAGCCATGGCCGAAAAAGTGCTGGTTGCCAAGTCGCGCATGGTGCGCCCAGGCGGCCCGGTGATGTGCGCCACGCGTTACGGCAATGTGATGGCATCGCGTGGTTCGGTGATTCCGCTTTTTATTGAAAAGCTCAAGGCTGGCGTACCGCTGACGGTGACCGATCCGGAAATGACCCGTTTTCTGATGTCGCTGGAAGATTCGGTCGACCTGGTCATTCACGCTTTCGAGCATGGACAGCAAGGCGATATCTTTGTGCAGAAAGCGCCTGCCAGCACTATCGAAGTACTGGCGCAGGCCATCCAGGAACTGTTTTCCAGCAATGTGCCGGTCAAGGTGATCGGTACCAGGCATGGTGAGAAGCTGTACGAGTCGCTGGTGTCGCGCGAAGAGATCGCCAAGGCAGAGGACATGGGCGATTATTATCGCGTGCCGGCCGATAACCGCGATTTGAACTACGATAAATTCATCCTGGATGGACAGCCCGAAGTGAACCAGGCGCAGGACTACACCTCGCATAATACGCAGCGCCTCGATGTCGAGGGCGTCAAGAAATTGCTGCTGTCCCTTGATTATGTGCAGCAGGAATTGAAAAATAGCTGA
- a CDS encoding DegT/DnrJ/EryC1/StrS family aminotransferase has product MSVLPLFGVVNTPEMEAAALAVLRSGRIASGPHVAAFEAGLGKLLDQSHVVTTVDMTSALHLALYLAGVRPGDDVLTTAFACMSTNSAIAGCGGRPVWVDVAPASACMDVADFERAITPATRAVILYHLAGYPGPAQAIAEICRQRGIVLIEDCDNALLATVDGQQVGTFGDFAVFSFYPNRQINTTEGGALACRDPEDAARARKLRRFGIDASSFRTAAGEINPHSDIPVIGWSMAMNNLCAALGSVQLQGVAQRMAQTRLHAQQIKDGLASCAGLTLLAPSAGALPSYWAVLIAVEQRDVVLAALKAHGVAASILHQRNDIYSGFVACRRELPNTDILQRSIIALPCGWWLSAQDVEQLIAAVKSALHASAGQA; this is encoded by the coding sequence ATGTCCGTACTGCCTTTGTTTGGCGTGGTGAATACACCCGAGATGGAAGCGGCGGCCCTGGCCGTATTGCGTTCGGGGCGCATTGCATCCGGCCCGCACGTTGCCGCATTCGAGGCTGGTCTGGGGAAATTGCTGGACCAGTCGCATGTCGTGACCACCGTGGATATGACCAGCGCGCTGCACCTAGCCTTGTATCTGGCGGGCGTACGCCCGGGCGATGATGTGCTGACCACAGCTTTTGCCTGCATGTCGACCAATTCGGCCATTGCCGGATGCGGCGGACGGCCCGTCTGGGTGGATGTGGCCCCCGCATCGGCCTGTATGGACGTGGCCGATTTCGAGCGTGCCATCACGCCGGCCACGCGCGCAGTGATTCTGTATCACCTGGCCGGTTATCCAGGCCCGGCGCAGGCGATCGCTGAAATTTGCCGCCAGCGCGGCATCGTTTTGATCGAAGACTGCGATAACGCCTTGCTGGCGACAGTCGATGGACAACAGGTAGGTACGTTTGGTGATTTCGCGGTGTTTTCTTTTTATCCGAACCGGCAAATCAATACCACCGAGGGAGGCGCGCTGGCGTGCCGTGATCCGGAAGATGCTGCGCGCGCGCGCAAGCTGCGCCGTTTCGGTATTGATGCCAGCAGTTTTCGCACCGCGGCTGGTGAAATCAATCCGCATTCCGATATTCCCGTCATCGGCTGGTCGATGGCCATGAATAATTTGTGCGCGGCCCTGGGCTCTGTACAATTGCAGGGAGTCGCGCAGCGCATGGCACAAACGCGCCTGCATGCACAGCAGATCAAAGATGGGCTGGCTTCCTGTGCCGGCTTGACCCTGTTGGCGCCGAGCGCCGGAGCGCTGCCGTCATATTGGGCCGTATTAATTGCGGTTGAGCAACGTGACGTTGTTCTGGCAGCGCTGAAAGCGCATGGCGTAGCAGCGTCAATATTGCATCAACGCAATGATATTTATTCCGGGTTTGTGGCTTGTCGCCGTGAATTACCGAATACCGACATATTACAACGTAGCATAATCGCCCTGCCGTGTGGCTGGTGGCTTTCCGCGCAGGACGTCGAGCAACTGATCGCTGCCGTGAAGAGCGCGCTGCACGCGTCTGCCGGTCAAGCCTGA
- a CDS encoding DegT/DnrJ/EryC1/StrS family aminotransferase: MLLRLCVAAHCLMPLVNRKLKMIPLVKVGFPDKQVLMPALEQVLYSGQVGEGELVYEFERRFAEHFGLPFALGMSSGTAALHAALHLAGVRAGDEVISTSMTAEPTNVVILQMGAVPVFADVDALSGNLDPAAIEAGITSKTKAILIVHYAGMPVRLAEIAAIARRHGIALIEDCAHAMGARYDGAAIGTIGDFAIFSLQAIKHMTTVDGGMLTMRDASLIREAKKFRWFGLEKGVPRTEVDITSIGYKYNMNNVTATFGLAQLQDIDARVLNPHKENGRYFDRAIGAIPGLAVAAFDERAEPSYWLYTVLSDDSADVERRLAAIGVSASKLHRPNHLHSIFKELVAPLPQLDTYYRRMVHIPCGWWLGAEDRERIVDALKKG, translated from the coding sequence GTGCTGCTGCGCCTTTGCGTTGCAGCCCATTGTTTAATGCCTTTGGTAAACCGAAAGTTGAAGATGATTCCTTTAGTAAAAGTTGGCTTCCCTGACAAGCAGGTCCTGATGCCTGCGCTTGAGCAAGTGCTGTATAGCGGCCAAGTGGGGGAGGGCGAGCTGGTCTACGAGTTTGAGCGACGTTTCGCCGAGCATTTTGGTTTACCTTTTGCATTGGGGATGAGCAGCGGTACCGCCGCATTGCATGCGGCATTGCATCTGGCTGGCGTAAGGGCTGGCGATGAGGTCATTTCGACCAGCATGACGGCGGAGCCAACGAATGTCGTTATCCTGCAAATGGGCGCGGTGCCCGTGTTTGCCGATGTAGATGCGCTTTCCGGCAACCTTGACCCCGCCGCCATCGAGGCTGGCATCACCAGCAAGACCAAGGCTATCCTGATTGTGCACTATGCCGGGATGCCGGTGCGACTGGCCGAGATCGCTGCCATCGCGCGTCGTCACGGCATTGCGTTGATCGAAGATTGTGCGCATGCCATGGGTGCGCGCTACGATGGCGCGGCAATTGGCACCATTGGCGACTTTGCCATTTTCTCGCTGCAAGCCATCAAGCACATGACGACCGTTGACGGTGGCATGCTGACCATGCGCGATGCATCGCTGATCCGGGAAGCAAAGAAATTCCGCTGGTTCGGATTGGAAAAGGGTGTGCCGCGTACCGAAGTCGACATCACGTCCATCGGTTATAAATACAATATGAATAATGTGACGGCCACGTTTGGGCTGGCGCAACTGCAAGACATTGATGCCCGTGTACTGAACCCGCACAAGGAAAACGGCCGTTATTTTGACCGTGCCATCGGCGCCATCCCGGGTCTGGCCGTGGCCGCGTTCGACGAGCGGGCTGAGCCCAGTTACTGGCTGTATACCGTCTTGTCGGATGACTCCGCCGATGTCGAGCGCCGGCTTGCCGCCATCGGCGTGTCGGCATCGAAGCTGCATCGTCCTAACCATTTGCATAGCATTTTCAAGGAACTGGTCGCGCCCCTGCCGCAGCTGGATACCTACTATCGCCGCATGGTGCATATTCCGTGCGGCTGGTGGTTGGGAGCGGAAGACCGCGAGCGCATTGTCGACGCCTTGAAAAAAGGGTGA
- a CDS encoding DEAD/DEAH box helicase: MSETESTPTPSPAIALEAAPVAAAPAPAPAPAASAAPSLTFADFGLAPEIQRALTDQGYTHPTPIQEQAIPVVLQGRDVMGAAQTGTGKTAGFSLPIIQLLMAHASSSMSPARHPVRALILTPTRELAVQVAENVKAYAKHTPLRSTVVFGGMDMKPQTVILRGGVEIVIATPGRLLDHIEQKNISLSQVQMLVMDEADRMLDMGFLPDLQRIINLLPKQRQNLMFSATFSPEIKKLAATFLNDPLTIEVARSNQTADKVTQVVYKVTEDQKHALVAHLLRQRDLKQVIVFSNTKIGASRLARVLEQEGMSATAIHGDKSQQERMAALEAFKKGEIDVLVATDVAARGLDISDLPCVINFDLPYNAEDYVHRIGRTGRAGASGDAISIYSDKDERLLADIEKLIKQSIKRGELTGFNPAPARSSDSERRPPRRSEGGEARPARAPESRHAGDSSRDSRSAERGARPAFGPGARREKADPWFLKPYEPAKAAAPAAASMAPVAAKPKQKVAALLGGLLKQ; this comes from the coding sequence ATGTCTGAAACCGAATCGACTCCTACGCCCAGCCCGGCGATTGCCCTTGAAGCGGCGCCCGTCGCCGCTGCGCCTGCGCCTGCACCAGCACCTGCCGCATCCGCTGCTCCCAGCCTGACTTTTGCCGACTTTGGCCTCGCGCCTGAAATCCAGCGCGCACTGACCGACCAAGGCTACACCCATCCGACACCGATCCAGGAACAAGCGATCCCCGTGGTGCTGCAAGGCCGCGATGTGATGGGTGCCGCACAAACGGGCACCGGCAAGACGGCAGGCTTTTCCTTGCCGATCATCCAGTTGCTGATGGCGCATGCCAGCAGCAGCATGTCGCCGGCACGCCACCCGGTGCGCGCGCTGATCCTGACGCCGACCCGTGAGCTGGCGGTGCAGGTGGCCGAAAACGTCAAGGCTTACGCCAAGCACACGCCGCTGCGCTCGACCGTCGTCTTCGGCGGCATGGACATGAAGCCGCAAACCGTCATCCTGCGTGGCGGCGTGGAAATCGTCATCGCCACGCCGGGCCGCTTGCTCGACCATATCGAGCAAAAGAACATCAGCCTGAGCCAGGTGCAGATGCTGGTCATGGATGAGGCCGACCGCATGCTGGACATGGGCTTCCTGCCGGACTTGCAGCGCATCATCAACTTGCTGCCGAAGCAACGCCAGAACCTGATGTTCTCGGCCACGTTCTCGCCAGAAATCAAGAAGCTGGCTGCCACGTTCCTTAACGATCCGTTGACGATCGAAGTGGCGCGCAGCAACCAGACGGCCGACAAGGTCACGCAAGTGGTCTATAAAGTGACGGAAGACCAGAAGCATGCCCTGGTCGCCCATCTTCTGCGCCAACGCGACCTGAAGCAGGTCATCGTATTCTCGAATACCAAGATCGGCGCCTCGCGCCTGGCCCGCGTGCTGGAACAGGAAGGCATGAGCGCCACGGCGATTCACGGCGACAAGAGCCAGCAGGAGCGCATGGCGGCGCTGGAAGCGTTCAAGAAGGGCGAGATCGACGTGCTGGTCGCCACCGACGTGGCGGCGCGCGGCCTGGATATTTCCGATTTGCCTTGCGTCATCAACTTCGACTTGCCGTACAACGCGGAAGATTATGTGCACCGCATCGGCCGCACGGGCCGCGCCGGCGCCTCGGGCGACGCCATTTCGATCTACTCGGATAAAGACGAGCGCTTGCTGGCCGACATCGAGAAACTCATCAAGCAAAGCATCAAGCGCGGTGAATTGACGGGCTTCAACCCCGCGCCCGCCCGCAGCAGCGACAGCGAGCGCCGTCCGCCGCGCCGCAGCGAAGGTGGCGAGGCGCGTCCCGCGCGCGCCCCGGAGAGCCGCCATGCTGGCGACAGCAGCCGCGACAGTCGTTCCGCCGAGCGCGGTGCGCGTCCCGCCTTTGGTCCTGGCGCCCGCCGCGAAAAGGCCGATCCCTGGTTCTTGAAGCCATATGAGCCTGCCAAGGCCGCAGCCCCGGCTGCCGCCAGCATGGCGCCTGTCGCGGCCAAGCCGAAGCAGAAGGTGGCCGCGTTGCTGGGTGGTTTGCTGAAGCAATAA
- a CDS encoding oxidoreductase-like domain-containing protein, with protein sequence MPTPTLPHDPQPQAPSKPGNDECCHSGCTFCVLEMYQEDLAAYEEALRAWQQRQQAATAPATKGVKKPRKRA encoded by the coding sequence ATGCCCACCCCGACTTTACCCCACGATCCGCAACCGCAAGCGCCCAGCAAACCGGGCAATGACGAGTGTTGCCACAGCGGTTGCACCTTTTGCGTACTGGAAATGTACCAGGAAGACCTGGCCGCCTACGAAGAGGCCCTGAGGGCGTGGCAACAGCGCCAGCAAGCCGCTACCGCGCCCGCCACTAAGGGCGTCAAAAAACCGCGCAAGCGCGCTTAA
- a CDS encoding methyl-accepting chemotaxis protein produces MKWFFDLKIATKLILSFGAVLLLTAALGVSAIFSMARINTASTDLSANWMPSVLAAMSMRSDVSDFRRWELAHMLAAQDADMAQNETRMTETQAKLKVDGDKYRSLISEPGEQQVFERFLALNDEFMRLHATMLSLSREMKKEEARALAVGPSAKVMADMMVTLDKLVSINTDGGVRSSASADATYAASRASLIGLLVGSVVIGMLLALWVARSVARPLIEAVGVARQVAAGDLTAHIVVQSQDETGQLMQALKDMNASLQKLVGQVRSGTDTIATASSQIAAGNQDLSSRTEEQASSLEETASSMEELTSTVKQNADNARQANTMALTSSSIAIEGGKVVGEVVGTMASINASSRKIVDIIAVIDGIAFQTNILALNAAVEAARAGEQGRGFAVVATEVRNLAQRSAAAAKDIKVLIGDSVEKVEAGSKLVDQAGRTMDDIVASITRVTDIMSEITAASSEQSAGIEQVNQAIAQMDQVTQQNAALVEEAAAAAESMQEQAASLSEVVSIFKLGVASAAATRPRAPVLVKAPAAVTPAAAPRQLADTAPVDEWESF; encoded by the coding sequence ATGAAATGGTTTTTTGATCTGAAAATTGCCACCAAGCTGATCTTGTCGTTTGGCGCCGTGCTGCTGTTGACGGCCGCGCTGGGCGTGTCGGCGATCTTTTCCATGGCGCGCATTAACACCGCGTCGACGGACCTGTCCGCCAACTGGATGCCCAGCGTGCTGGCGGCCATGTCCATGCGCAGCGATGTCAGCGATTTCCGCCGCTGGGAACTGGCGCACATGCTGGCCGCGCAGGATGCCGACATGGCGCAGAACGAAACGCGCATGACGGAAACCCAGGCCAAGCTGAAGGTGGACGGCGACAAGTACCGCAGCCTGATTTCCGAACCGGGCGAGCAGCAAGTATTCGAGCGCTTCCTGGCGCTCAACGATGAATTCATGCGCCTGCATGCAACCATGCTGAGTCTGTCGCGCGAGATGAAGAAGGAAGAGGCGCGTGCGCTGGCCGTGGGGCCGTCCGCCAAGGTCATGGCGGACATGATGGTGACTCTCGATAAGCTGGTGTCGATTAACACGGATGGCGGCGTGCGCTCGAGCGCCAGCGCCGATGCAACGTATGCGGCCTCGCGTGCCAGCCTGATCGGCTTGCTGGTGGGCAGCGTCGTCATCGGCATGCTGCTGGCGCTGTGGGTGGCGCGCAGCGTGGCGCGTCCGCTGATCGAGGCCGTCGGCGTGGCGCGCCAGGTGGCGGCTGGCGATTTGACGGCGCATATCGTTGTGCAATCGCAAGACGAAACGGGGCAATTGATGCAAGCCCTGAAAGACATGAATGCCAGCTTGCAAAAGCTGGTGGGCCAGGTGCGCAGCGGCACCGATACGATTGCCACGGCGTCGAGCCAGATTGCCGCCGGCAACCAGGATTTGTCGTCGCGCACGGAAGAGCAGGCCAGTTCGCTGGAAGAAACGGCTTCGTCGATGGAGGAGCTGACCTCGACCGTGAAGCAGAATGCGGACAATGCGCGCCAGGCCAACACCATGGCGCTGACCTCGTCGAGCATCGCCATCGAGGGCGGCAAGGTCGTCGGCGAAGTGGTGGGCACGATGGCGTCGATCAATGCCTCGTCGCGCAAGATCGTCGACATCATCGCCGTCATCGACGGCATTGCTTTCCAGACCAATATCCTGGCCCTGAATGCAGCCGTCGAGGCGGCGCGCGCAGGCGAGCAGGGGCGCGGCTTTGCCGTCGTGGCCACGGAAGTGCGCAACCTGGCGCAACGCTCGGCCGCGGCTGCCAAGGATATCAAGGTCCTGATCGGCGATTCGGTCGAGAAAGTCGAGGCGGGGTCAAAACTGGTGGACCAGGCGGGCCGCACGATGGATGACATCGTGGCCAGCATCACCCGCGTGACGGATATCATGAGCGAGATCACGGCAGCCAGCAGCGAGCAGAGCGCCGGTATCGAGCAGGTTAACCAGGCCATCGCCCAGATGGACCAGGTGACGCAGCAAAATGCGGCCCTGGTGGAAGAGGCGGCAGCAGCGGCTGAATCGATGCAGGAGCAGGCCGCCAGTCTGAGTGAAGTGGTCAGCATCTTCAAGCTCGGCGTGGCCAGTGCCGCCGCAACCCGGCCGCGCGCGCCAGTCCTCGTCAAGGCGCCGGCCGCCGTGACGCCGGCAGCGGCGCCGCGTCAATTGGCCGACACGGCGCCAGTGGATGAGTGGGAAAGCTTTTGA
- a CDS encoding Crp/Fnr family transcriptional regulator → MISITGAQQNELLRALSRTDLERLFCQLELVALPAGKHLFDCGGKIEYTYFPTNAIVSLLYVMEDGATTEIAVIGREGVAGVVLYEAERATCTAIVQTAGYGYRLKTAFLREVFNEGGALAQLLMRYTSAMFAQMAQNVVGGRHCSIEQKLCRWLLDRLDRSLSNELKVTQDTMANMLGVRRESVTVTARKLQDEGLIQYRRGTVEVLDREGLEAAAGNCYKAARAGFEQFRSGISAHN, encoded by the coding sequence ATGATCAGCATCACGGGCGCACAACAAAACGAATTGCTGCGCGCCTTGTCGCGCACCGATCTGGAGCGCCTGTTCTGCCAACTGGAATTGGTCGCTTTGCCTGCCGGCAAGCACCTGTTCGATTGCGGCGGCAAGATTGAATACACGTACTTCCCCACCAACGCCATCGTTTCCCTGTTGTATGTGATGGAAGACGGCGCCACCACCGAGATCGCCGTCATCGGCCGCGAAGGCGTGGCTGGCGTGGTGCTGTACGAAGCCGAGCGCGCCACCTGCACGGCCATCGTGCAGACGGCCGGCTACGGCTACCGCTTGAAAACAGCCTTCCTGCGCGAAGTGTTCAATGAAGGCGGCGCGCTGGCACAATTGCTGATGCGCTACACCAGCGCCATGTTCGCGCAAATGGCACAGAACGTGGTGGGCGGCCGTCATTGCAGCATCGAACAAAAACTGTGCCGCTGGCTCTTGGACCGCCTCGACCGTTCGCTGTCGAACGAACTGAAGGTGACGCAAGACACCATGGCCAACATGCTGGGCGTACGCCGCGAAAGCGTCACCGTGACGGCCCGCAAACTGCAGGACGAAGGCTTGATCCAGTACCGCCGCGGCACCGTCGAAGTGCTCGACCGCGAAGGCCTGGAAGCGGCCGCCGGCAATTGCTACAAGGCAGCGCGCGCCGGTTTTGAACAGTTCCGCAGCGGCATCAGCGCACACAATTAA
- a CDS encoding glutathione S-transferase — protein MKLIGMLDSPYVRRVAICLQLQGISYEHLPLSVFRNMDAVREINPVIKVPTLVLDDGQVLMDSTLILHYLSLLRPGTSVPALADSVRALRLTGLALAAYEKAVQIVYERKLRPLDKQHAPWLERVSMQLHAAWNALEQECAHLPLPGETGSIDQAGVTIAVGWSFAQLETPDIVKPSDYPAIHAYTRSAETLPAFQATPPV, from the coding sequence ATGAAACTGATCGGCATGCTCGACTCGCCCTATGTGCGCAGGGTCGCCATCTGTTTGCAACTGCAGGGAATTTCCTACGAGCACTTGCCGCTATCCGTGTTCCGCAACATGGATGCCGTGCGCGAGATCAACCCCGTCATCAAGGTGCCGACCCTGGTACTGGACGACGGGCAAGTGCTGATGGATTCCACCTTGATACTCCACTATCTATCGCTGCTGCGTCCGGGCACCTCTGTCCCCGCCCTCGCCGACAGCGTGCGCGCGCTGCGCCTGACGGGCCTGGCGCTGGCCGCCTATGAAAAAGCCGTGCAAATCGTCTACGAACGCAAGCTGCGTCCGCTCGACAAGCAACATGCGCCGTGGCTGGAACGGGTCAGCATGCAGCTGCATGCCGCCTGGAACGCGCTGGAACAGGAATGCGCGCACCTGCCCCTGCCTGGCGAGACTGGCAGTATCGACCAGGCGGGCGTGACCATCGCCGTCGGCTGGAGCTTCGCCCAGCTGGAAACGCCCGATATCGTCAAACCCAGCGATTACCCGGCCATCCACGCCTACACGCGCTCGGCGGAAACCTTGCCCGCCTTCCAGGCCACGCCGCCAGTCTGA
- a CDS encoding GFA family protein: MENVVQTGGCLCGAVRFEVTGEGGNPHSCSCRNCQQHTGAPAVAWVEFARDQVRWTGSAGVPATYRSSEYSSRAFCAACGSSIGAIDDAPTVALLVGSFDDPAQAAFAPEYHSFDDVRPGWWHFDPAAAVAGPGGAGK, from the coding sequence ATGGAGAATGTGGTGCAAACAGGCGGCTGTTTATGTGGCGCCGTGCGCTTTGAAGTGACAGGCGAGGGCGGCAATCCGCACAGCTGTTCCTGCCGAAATTGCCAGCAGCACACGGGCGCGCCGGCGGTGGCGTGGGTGGAGTTTGCGCGCGATCAAGTGCGCTGGACGGGGTCGGCCGGTGTGCCTGCCACCTACCGTTCTTCCGAATATTCCAGCCGGGCCTTCTGTGCCGCTTGCGGCAGTTCCATCGGTGCCATCGACGATGCGCCGACGGTGGCCTTGCTGGTGGGCAGTTTTGACGATCCTGCCCAGGCGGCCTTTGCACCCGAATATCACTCGTTTGACGATGTCAGGCCGGGCTGGTGGCACTTCGATCCGGCCGCCGCTGTAGCCGGGCCGGGCGGCGCAGGCAAATAG
- a CDS encoding DUF4265 domain-containing protein, producing MEDINCEGLPHIRVLAGENTKGPVYETLPARQIDEHVYELLASPGLTLNLARGDIVNIANPLAPAEVLKRGGNFCIQIYADDVSQEAVDQLERDVQSQLGGTMDGQYKGNLTFSVPGHHGIYNVNGPFDAFRTATGVEWYFANIYVNLDDDDDETLLNWWVDM from the coding sequence ATGGAAGACATCAATTGCGAAGGCTTGCCGCACATCCGCGTACTGGCAGGCGAAAACACCAAGGGTCCCGTGTATGAAACCCTGCCTGCGCGCCAGATCGACGAGCACGTCTACGAACTGCTGGCCTCGCCCGGCCTGACCCTGAACCTGGCGCGCGGCGACATCGTCAACATTGCCAACCCGCTGGCCCCTGCCGAAGTACTGAAGCGCGGCGGTAACTTCTGCATCCAGATCTATGCCGACGACGTGTCGCAAGAGGCAGTGGACCAGCTCGAACGCGACGTGCAAAGCCAGTTGGGCGGCACGATGGATGGCCAGTACAAGGGCAACCTCACCTTCAGCGTACCGGGACATCATGGCATCTACAACGTCAATGGCCCCTTCGACGCCTTCCGCACAGCGACGGGCGTGGAATGGTACTTCGCCAATATCTACGTCAACCTCGACGACGACGATGATGAAACCTTGCTCAACTGGTGGGTGGATATGTAA
- a CDS encoding YjjG family noncanonical pyrimidine nucleotidase, with the protein MKYKLFLFDLDDTLLDFRASEKRSFLHTMDELGLHDGIDALFSQYQAINVDLWKRFETGDVSKDFLKVERFRKTFAMNGIAIDPELASRLYLDSLPDTVVLIDGAKQVCETMSRIGEVGIITNGVESIQNRRIAASGLSDCISFVATSEACGHAKPDVRFFEYAANMARAFSKDTTVIIGDRLDADILGANRYGIDSCWFNPDSMANTSTAIPTCEVTSLHDIVPMLDMMQVKLKQA; encoded by the coding sequence ATGAAATACAAGCTATTCCTGTTTGACCTCGACGATACCCTGCTCGACTTCCGGGCGTCCGAAAAACGCTCGTTCCTGCACACTATGGACGAACTGGGCTTGCACGATGGCATCGACGCGCTGTTTTCCCAATACCAGGCGATCAACGTCGACCTGTGGAAACGTTTCGAAACGGGTGACGTGAGCAAGGACTTCCTGAAGGTGGAGCGCTTCCGCAAGACGTTTGCAATGAACGGCATCGCCATCGACCCGGAACTGGCCAGCCGGCTGTATCTTGACTCCCTGCCGGACACGGTCGTGCTCATCGATGGCGCCAAACAAGTGTGCGAAACCATGTCGCGCATCGGCGAAGTGGGCATCATCACCAATGGCGTCGAATCCATCCAGAACCGCCGCATCGCCGCCTCCGGCCTGAGCGACTGCATCTCCTTCGTCGCCACCTCCGAAGCATGCGGCCACGCCAAGCCGGATGTGCGTTTCTTCGAATACGCCGCCAACATGGCGCGCGCATTCAGCAAGGACACGACCGTCATCATCGGCGACCGCCTGGACGCCGACATCCTGGGCGCGAACCGCTACGGCATCGACAGTTGCTGGTTCAATCCGGACAGCATGGCCAATACCTCGACTGCCATCCCCACCTGTGAAGTGACCAGCCTGCATGACATCGTGCCAATGCTGGACATGATGCAAGTCAAACTGAAACAGGCTTGA
- a CDS encoding FKBP-type peptidyl-prolyl cis-trans isomerase, protein MTAEVKIEDIVVGDGKTAARGALVTAHYRGWLEDGTEFDSSHKRGEPFRCVLSNNKVIQGWILGLHGMQVGGTRKLWVPAALAYGERQVGLIPPGSNLLFEIELLEVLTRD, encoded by the coding sequence ATGACGGCTGAAGTGAAGATTGAAGACATCGTCGTTGGTGACGGCAAGACGGCGGCGCGCGGTGCGCTGGTGACTGCCCATTACCGGGGCTGGCTGGAAGATGGCACGGAGTTTGACTCGTCGCACAAGCGGGGCGAACCGTTCCGCTGTGTGTTGAGCAATAACAAGGTCATCCAGGGCTGGATCCTGGGTTTGCATGGCATGCAGGTCGGTGGCACGCGCAAGCTGTGGGTGCCGGCGGCGCTGGCGTATGGCGAGCGGCAGGTGGGCTTGATTCCGCCTGGCTCCAATTTGCTCTTCGAGATTGAGTTGCTGGAAGTGCTGACGCGCGATTGA